A section of the Drosophila sechellia strain sech25 chromosome 3L, ASM438219v1, whole genome shotgun sequence genome encodes:
- the LOC6604845 gene encoding Down syndrome cell adhesion molecule-like protein Dscam2 isoform X6: MDLHSLFKAILILYVISAETSQFVNGLDLQGPIFLHEPPHRVEFSNNSGGLIECSGHGSPPPEVEWTPIPPQQDMVFQLSNGSMMFYPFTAEKYRHEAHATVYRCKLRNLVGTVLSREVHVRGVVNQKYAVQVHDEYVMTGNTAVLKCQVPSYMSEFVLVTAWVQDTGMHLYPNTDIGGKYTVLSNGELYINNAGPNDAYKSYTCRTVNRLTGEVQISTYPGRIIVTEPKGMVQPRINVEKHSMRHVVLNGQTTLPCIAQGHPVPTYRWFKEENEQLLPLQLSERITIVSAGLLKITKARLEDSGKYLCWVNNTAGEETIQVSLTVTAPLTAHLQPQVQTVDVDKDAQFQCIVSGHPVHDVNWLHDGKPILRDNRVEILTDPPRLIIKKVQKEDPGMYQCFVSNEWEQIQSTAELQLGDASPELLYWFSEQTLQPGPTVSLKCVATGNPLPQFTWSLDGFPIPDSSRFLVGQYVTIHDDVISHVNISNVKEEDGGEYTCTAQNAIGKVSHSAKVNIYGLPYIREMPKITGISGSDLIVKCPVAGYPIDKIHWERDGQTLPINRRQRAYNNGTLIIEQLQRLEDAGTYTCMAQNKQKQTSRRNVEIQVLVPPKIMPIQAMTNMLREGMRAAISCQILEGDLPVSFRWERNGKPLIGTGNEVFRRLDEYSASLVIEHISSDHSGNYTCIASNVAGTERFTVPLTVNVPPKWILEPKDSSAQAGADVLLHCQSSGYPTPTITWKKAIGPTPGEYKDFLYEPTVQLFPNGTIFFKKISKESQGHFLCEAKNNIGSGVSKVIFLKVNVPAHFQTKTKQISVAKGKQVHVQCNVQGDNPIDFKWKIQATQQYLDESLDSRYTIRDQVLDDGMVSELGISHTYRQDTGIYICQASNAFGQDEMSIQLIVQEVPEQPKNLRINSQQSRSLQLTWSQPFAGNSPIEEYHIYYKQISDFFSPSDIWQNAEHLTIAGAQTVINIQQLRPAKAYHIRMSAENKLGASEFSEVVQVTTLEEVPSGPPLAVRAEPKSSTEIFVTWDAPERDHWNGILLGYYVGYQMSLTPEDKEVNPTQGFSFKTVEVRSHFGGETVLANLNKFTQYHVIVQAYTSQGSGPPSKEIAVQTMEDVPSSPPESPQCDVLGSTSIYITWSPPDIDGQNGKIKGYKVFYISVDELYETDPEVVKSTNQYVTIENLRKYTNYTVWVLAYTKVGDGMKTKPFYCRTHEDVPSAPQAIKAIPASSSKIIISWLPPDLPNGDITGYTFYMSMLEGGREEGTHKRLLGPFVEMHETVRTQESATYQFWLTASTKMGEGEKTQVVTVPPNNKVPARIVSFSQRIVTPWKEHLELPCRKVGAPAPVTIWRQDGHNMETSARKTIAKNGTLYMKECQASDAGNYTCSVENTWGKDEIVYNIVVKVPPEAPNLTVINAYTDSLLLEWMDNSHGGSPILGYVINYKRDNGDWEELQVDSKTTSHLLTNLWCGTRYQLYITAYNKIGTGLPCDIVNSYTKGNPPVQPKHSQMITNNSTSVTCWLDSWGDGGCGILYFMIESRVYGRSSWAVVSNHIPPTERIYTVSDLVPGTKYQLKVTAHNNAGSTTAIYNFTTLSTQGVIYNNDHSTPVSHLSDLPFYANFKLLLPICFSLLMLLALIGAALFLRKRKLASLARLASSSMSESPSLANLQNKQNRDQQYLAVRCNPGTSAPRGSNSNDSGSFGKAEGNEYIEDICPYATFQLNKQTYSESSYSGNVYSGPYHSVRGSFVYHDVKPESYHSKEPEYTKVRRKVGRLRDPHSESQESDNPGSTDSEVRKILTLHIPITEYDTLGSESDNDVSARALNSAKYRAQRDTQDETSSSSETTPTSMTRKSKPPFAARKGGKPGTSGKRHVRSSSGYSSHNEETTFRTLYV, encoded by the exons ATGGATTTACACAGCCTTTTTAAGGCCATCCTGATCCTATATGTCATAAGTG CCGAGACCAGCCAGTTTGTAAATGGACTGGATCTACAGGGACCGATTTTTCTCCACGAGCCACCGCATCGCGTCGAGTTCTCCAACAATTCGGGCGGACTCATAGAATGCTCCGGGCATGGAAGTCCCCCGCCGGAG GTGGAGTGGACCCCCATCCCGCCGCAGCAGGACATGGTGTTCCAGCTCTCCAACGGCAGCATGATGTTCTATCCCTTTACGGCCGAGAAGTACCGCCACGAGGCGCATGCCACCGTCTACAG ATGCAAACTGCGCAATTTGGTGGGCACCGTGCTCAGCCGAGAGGTTCACGTGCGCGGCG TCGTCAACCAGAAGTACGCGGTCCAGGTGCACGATGAATACGTGATGACGGGCAACACGGCGGTGCTGAAATGCCAG GTGCCCAGCTACATGTCGGAATTCGTATTGGTCACCGCCTGGGTGCAGGACACCGGCATGCATCTGTATCCGAACACGGACATCGGTGGCAAATACACGGTGCTATCGAACGGCGAATTGTACATAAATAATGCGGGACCCAATGATGCGTACAAAAGCTACACATGCCGCACTGTAAATAGACTGACAG GTGAAGTACAAATTTCCACATATCCCGGCCGCATTATTGTAACAGAGCCCAAGGGCATGGTACAGCCGCGCATCAACGTGGAGAAGCATTCGATGCGGCATGTTGTCCTTAATGGCCAAACAACGTTGCCGTGCATAGCTCAAGGACATCCGGTGCCAACATATCG gtggttcaaggAGGAAAACGAGCAACTGCTGCCTCTGCAACTCAGCGAACGCATCACCATCGTATCCGCAGGGCTCCTCAAAATCACCAAG GCACGTCTCGAGGATAgtggaaaatatttgtgctGGGTGAACAATACGGCTGGCGAGGAGACCATCCAAGTGTCGCTAACGGTGACAG CTCCTTTGACGGCGCACCTGCAGCCACAGGTGCAGACGGTGGATGTCGATAAGGATGCGCAATTCCAATGCATTGTCTCTGGCCATCCGGTCCACGATGTCAACTGGCTGCACGACGGCAAACCCATACTCAGGGACAATCGGGTTGAG ATACTCACCGATCCACCGCGACTGATAATTAAAAAAGTGCAAAAGGAGGATCCTGGCATGTACCAGTGCTTCGTCTCCAACGAATGGGAGCAGATCCAATCCACCGCTGAACTGCAGTTGGGCG ATGCATCGCCGGAACTGCTTTATTGGTTCTCGGAGCAAACGCTGCAGCCAGGACCCACGGTATCATTGAAGTGCGTAGCCACCGGAAATCCACTGCCTCAATTTACATGGTCCCTGGACGGATTTCCG ATACCAGACAGCTCGCGCTTTTTAGTGGGTCAATATGTTACCATCCACGACGATGTCATCAGCCACGTGAATATATCAAATGTCAAGGAGGAGGACGGCGGGGAGTACACATGCACGGCCCAGAATGCAATTGGCAA AGTCTCGCACAGCGCCAAAGTGAACATCTATGGATTGCCTTACATACgcgaaatgccaaaaataacAGGCATTTCTGGCTCTGATTTGATTGTTAAATGTCCCGTGGCTGGTTACCCCATCGATAAAATTCACTGGGAGCGAG atgGCCAAACGCTGCCCATAAATCGCAGGCAGCGTGCCTACAACAATGGCACCTTAATTATCGAGCAACTGCAGCGCCTCGAGGATGCGGGCACCTACACGTGCATGGCGCAGAACAAACAGAAGCAAACGTCCCGCCGGAATGTGGAGATCCAAGTGCTGG TGCCGCCGAAAATTATGCCCATCCAGGCCATGACGAACATGCTCCGCGAGGGAATGCGCGCCGCCATATCCTGCCAAATCCTCGAGGGCGACCTGCCCGTCAGTTTTCGATGGGAGCGCAACGGAAAGCCACTGATCGGAACGGG CAATGAGGTTTTCCGCCGCCTGGATGAGTATTCCGCCAGCTTGGTCATCGAGCACATTTCCTCCGACCATTCCGGAAACTACACCTGCATCGCGAGCAATGTGGCAGGTACGGAAAGGTTCACCGTACCCCTGACCGTGAATGTACCGCCCAAGTGGATCCTGGAGCCAAAGGACTCGAGTGCCCAGGCGGGTGCAGATGTCCTTCTGCACTGCCAATCCTCAGGATACCCCACACCGACAATCACGTGGAAAAAGGCGATTGGACCAACGCCAGGGGAGTACAAGGACTTCCTTTACGAGCCCACAGTGCAGCTATTTCCCAACGGCACCATTTTCTTCAAGAAGATCAGCAAGGAGTCGCAAGGACACTTCCTGTGCGAGGCCAAAAATAACATTGGTTCCGGTGTCAGCAAGGTTATCTTTCTCAAAGTGAATG TGCCCGCCCACTTTCAGACGAAGACCAAACAGATTTCGGTGGCCAAAGGAAAGCAGGTCCATGTGCAGTGCAACGTGCAGGGCGACAATCCCATTGACTTTAAATGGAAAATCCAGGCAACGCAACAGTATCTTGACGAGTCGCTGGATTCCCG ctacACAATAAGAGATCAAGTGCTCGACGACGGCATGGTCTCCGAATTGGGCATTTCGCACACATATCGCCAGGATACGGGCATTTATATCTGTCAGGCGAGCAATGCATTCGGACAG GACGAGATGTCCATCCAGCTCATCGTGCAGGAAGTGCCCGAGCAGCCGAAGAACCTCCGCATCAACTCGCAACAGTCGCGCAGCCTTCAGCTCACCTGGAGCCAACCCTTTGCCGGAAATAGTCCCATCGAGGAGTACCACATCTACTACAAGCAGATATCAG ATTTCTTTTCACCCTCAGACATTTGGCAGAATGCGGAGCACCTCACCATCGCCGGAGCCCAGACCGTGATCAACATCCAGCAGCTGCGACCGGCGAAGGCCTATCACATCCGCATGTCGGCGGAGAACAAACTGGGCGCCTCCGAGTTCTCGGAGGTGGTGCAGGTGACCACGCTGGAGGAGGTGCCCTCTGGTCCACCACTTGCCGTGCGGGCTGAGCCCAAGAGCTCCACGGAGATCTTCGTAACCTGGGATGCACCGGAGCGGGATCACTGGAACGGCATACTGCTCGGCTACTACGTGGGCTACCAGATGTCGCTGACGCCAGAGGACAAGGAGGTGAATCCCACGCAGGGATTCAGCTTCAAAACCGTCGAGGTGCGCTCCCATTTCGGTGGCGAGACGGTGCTGGCCAATCTCAACAAGTTCACCCAATACCACGTGATTGTGCAGGCCTACACAAGCCAGGGCAGCGGACCACCGAGCAAGGAGATTGCCGTGCAAACAATGGAGGACG TTCCCTCATCGCCGCCTGAATCGCCGCAGTGCGATGTCCTGGGCTCCACTTCGATCTATATCACCTGGTCACCGCCGGACATTGATGGCCAAAATGGAAAAATCAAGGGCTATAAGGTGTTTTACATATCGGTGGACGAGCTGTACG AAACCGATCCGGAGGTTGTCAAGTCAACAAATCAATACGTCACCATCGAGAATCTGCGCAAATACACCAACTACACGGTCTGGGTTTTGGCTTACACCAAAGTAGGCGATGGCATGAAAACCAAACCGTTTTATTGCCGCACCCACGAGGATG TGCCCTCGGCCCCGCAGGCCATCAAGGCGATACCCGCGTCGAGCTCAAAAATCATAATATCCTGGCTGCCGCCCGACCTGCCAAATGGTGACATT ACCGGCTACACCTTCTACATGTCCATGCTGGAGGGTGGACGCGAGGAGGGCACCCACAAGCGCCTCCTAGGTCCCTTCGTGGAGATGCACGAAACGGTGCGCACCCAGGAGTCGGCCACGTACCAATTCTGGCTGACTGCCTCCACCAAGATGGGTGAGGGCGAGAAGACACAGGTGGTAACTGTGCCGCCGAACAATAAGGTGCCCGCCCGCATTGTGTCCTTCAGCCAGCGGATAGTCACGCCCTGGAAGGAGCATCTGGAGCTGCCGTGCCGGAAGGTGGGAGCACCTGCTCCGGTTACCATTTGGCGGCAGGATGGTCACAATATGGAGACGAGTGCCCGCAAGACGATAGCCAAGAATGGCACGCTCTACATGAAGGAGTGCCAGGCGAGTGATGCGGGCAACTACACCTGCAGTGTGGAGAACACCTGGGGCAAGGACGAGATCGTGTACAACATTGTGGTAAAGGTGCCACCAGAGGCGCCCAATCTCACGGTGATAAATGCCTACACGGACAGTCTGCTCCTCGAATGGATGGACAATAGTCACGGTGGTAGTCCCATCCTGGGTTATGTGATCAATTACAAGCGCGACAACGGGGATTGGGAGGAGCTGCAGGTGGACTCGAAGACCACGTCGCACCTGCTGACCAACCTGTGGTGTGGCACTCGCTACCAGTTGTACATAACCGCTTACAATAAGATTGGAACGGGCTTACCCTGCGACATAGTCAACTCCTACACGAAGGGAAATCCGCCCGTGCAACCAAAGCACTCCCAGATGATCACCAACAACTCAACGAGCGTCACCTGCTGGTTAGATTCCTGGGGAGATGGTGGCTGTGGCATCCTGTACTTCATGATCGAGTCCAGGGTTTATGGACGATCCTCGTGGGCAGTGGTGTCCAATCACATTCCGCCCACTGAGAGGATATACACGGTGAGCGATCTGGTGCCCGGCACAAAGTATCAACTGAAAGTCACGGCACACAATAATGCCGGCTCCACCACTGCCATCTACAACTTTACTACACTGTCTACACAAGGAG TGATTTATAACAACGACCACTCCACACCTGTATCCCACCTGAGCGACCTGCCCTTCTATGCCAACTTCAAGCTACTGCTGCCCATATGCTTTTCCCTTTTAATGTTGCTGGCTTTGATTGGTGCCGCTCTATTCCTCAGAAAGCGAA AGCTAGCCAGCCTGGCCCGTCTGGCCAGTTCCTCGATGTCGGAGTCGCCGTCGCTGGCCAATCTGCAGAACAAACAGAATCGGGACCAGCAGTACCTAGCCGTACGATGCAATCCGGGCACCTCTGCTCCGCGGGGATCCAACTCCAATGATTCCGGCAGCTTTGGCAAGGCGGAGGGAAACGAGTACATCGAGGACATCTGCCCGTATGCAACCTTTCAACTGAACAAACAGACTTATAGCGAGAGCTCCTACAGCGGCAATGTCTACAGTGGGCCCTACCACTCTGTGCGCGGATCCTTTGTCTACCACGATGTCAAGCCGGAAAGCTACCAC
- the LOC6604845 gene encoding Down syndrome cell adhesion molecule-like protein Dscam2 isoform X3 gives MDLHSLFKAILILYVISAETSQFVNGLDLQGPIFLHEPPHRVEFSNNSGGLIECSGHGSPPPEVEWTPIPPQQDMVFQLSNGSMMFYPFTAEKYRHEAHATVYRCKLRNLVGTVLSREVHVRGVVNQKYAVQVHDEYVMTGNTAVLKCQVPSYMSEFVLVTAWVQDTGMHLYPNTDIGGKYTVLSNGELYINNAGPNDAYKSYTCRTVNRLTGEVQISTYPGRIIVTEPKGMVQPRINVEKHSMRHVVLNGQTTLPCIAQGHPVPTYRWFKEENEQLLPLQLSERITIVSAGLLKITKARLEDSGKYLCWVNNTAGEETIQVSLTVTAPLTAHLQPQVQTVDVDKDAQFQCIVSGHPVHDVNWLHDGKPILRDNRVEILTDPPRLIIKKVQKEDPGMYQCFVSNEWEQIQSTAELQLGDASPELLYWFSEQTLQPGPTVSLKCVATGNPLPQFTWSLDGFPIPDSSRFLVGQYVTIHDDVISHVNISNVKEEDGGEYTCTAQNAIGKVSHSAKVNIYGLPYIREMPKITGISGSDLIVKCPVAGYPIDKIHWERDGQTLPINRRQRAYNNGTLIIEQLQRLEDAGTYTCMAQNKQKQTSRRNVEIQVLVPPKIMPIQAMTNMLREGMRAAISCQILEGDLPVSFRWERNGKPLIGTGNEVFRRLDEYSASLVIEHISSDHSGNYTCIASNVAGTERFTVPLTVNVPPKWILEPKDSSAQAGADVLLHCQSSGYPTPTITWKKAIGPTPGEYKDFLYEPTVQLFPNGTIFFKKISKESQGHFLCEAKNNIGSGVSKVIFLKVNVPAHFQTKTKQISVAKGKQVHVQCNVQGDNPIDFKWKIQATQQYLDESLDSRYTIRDQVLDDGMVSELGISHTYRQDTGIYICQASNAFGQDEMSIQLIVQEVPEQPKNLRINSQQSRSLQLTWSQPFAGNSPIEEYHIYYKQISDIWQNAEHLTIAGAQTVINIQQLRPAKAYHIRMSAENKLGASEFSEVVQVTTLEEVPSGPPLAVRAEPKSSTEIFVTWDAPERDHWNGILLGYYVGYQMSLTPEDKEVNPTQGFSFKTVEVRSHFGGETVLANLNKFTQYHVIVQAYTSQGSGPPSKEIAVQTMEDVPSSPPESPQCDVLGSTSIYITWSPPDIDGQNGKIKGYKVFYISVDELYETDPEVVKSTNQYVTIENLRKYTNYTVWVLAYTKVGDGMKTKPFYCRTHEDVPSAPQAIKAIPASSSKIIISWLPPDLPNGDITGYTFYMSMLEGGREEGTHKRLLGPFVEMHETVRTQESATYQFWLTASTKMGEGEKTQVVTVPPNNKVPARIVSFSQRIVTPWKEHLELPCRKVGAPAPVTIWRQDGHNMETSARKTIAKNGTLYMKECQASDAGNYTCSVENTWGKDEIVYNIVVKVPPEAPNLTVINAYTDSLLLEWMDNSHGGSPILGYVINYKRDNGDWEELQVDSKTTSHLLTNLWCGTRYQLYITAYNKIGTGLPCDIVNSYTKGNPPVQPKHSQMITNNSTSVTCWLDSWGDGGCGILYFMIESRVYGRSSWAVVSNHIPPTERIYTVSDLVPGTKYQLKVTAHNNAGSTTAIYNFTTLSTQGVIYNNDHSTPVSHLSDLPFYANFKLLLPICFSLLMLLALIGAALFLRKRKLASLARLASSSMSESPSLANLQNKQNRDQQYLAVRCNPGTSAPRGSNSNDSGSFGKAEGNEYIEDICPYATFQLNKQTYSESSYSGNVYSGPYHSVRGSFVYHDVKPESYHSKEPEYTKVRRKVGRLRDPHSESQESDNPGSTDSEVRKILTLHIPITEYDTLGSESDNDVSARALNSAKYRAQRDTQDETSSSSETTPTSMTRKSKPPFAARKGGKPGTSGKRHVRSSSGYSSHNEETTFSISNYPPNYQDHINPPARFSDANDKTKTQTSPRMRANQKLHREAFQINV, from the exons ATGGATTTACACAGCCTTTTTAAGGCCATCCTGATCCTATATGTCATAAGTG CCGAGACCAGCCAGTTTGTAAATGGACTGGATCTACAGGGACCGATTTTTCTCCACGAGCCACCGCATCGCGTCGAGTTCTCCAACAATTCGGGCGGACTCATAGAATGCTCCGGGCATGGAAGTCCCCCGCCGGAG GTGGAGTGGACCCCCATCCCGCCGCAGCAGGACATGGTGTTCCAGCTCTCCAACGGCAGCATGATGTTCTATCCCTTTACGGCCGAGAAGTACCGCCACGAGGCGCATGCCACCGTCTACAG ATGCAAACTGCGCAATTTGGTGGGCACCGTGCTCAGCCGAGAGGTTCACGTGCGCGGCG TCGTCAACCAGAAGTACGCGGTCCAGGTGCACGATGAATACGTGATGACGGGCAACACGGCGGTGCTGAAATGCCAG GTGCCCAGCTACATGTCGGAATTCGTATTGGTCACCGCCTGGGTGCAGGACACCGGCATGCATCTGTATCCGAACACGGACATCGGTGGCAAATACACGGTGCTATCGAACGGCGAATTGTACATAAATAATGCGGGACCCAATGATGCGTACAAAAGCTACACATGCCGCACTGTAAATAGACTGACAG GTGAAGTACAAATTTCCACATATCCCGGCCGCATTATTGTAACAGAGCCCAAGGGCATGGTACAGCCGCGCATCAACGTGGAGAAGCATTCGATGCGGCATGTTGTCCTTAATGGCCAAACAACGTTGCCGTGCATAGCTCAAGGACATCCGGTGCCAACATATCG gtggttcaaggAGGAAAACGAGCAACTGCTGCCTCTGCAACTCAGCGAACGCATCACCATCGTATCCGCAGGGCTCCTCAAAATCACCAAG GCACGTCTCGAGGATAgtggaaaatatttgtgctGGGTGAACAATACGGCTGGCGAGGAGACCATCCAAGTGTCGCTAACGGTGACAG CTCCTTTGACGGCGCACCTGCAGCCACAGGTGCAGACGGTGGATGTCGATAAGGATGCGCAATTCCAATGCATTGTCTCTGGCCATCCGGTCCACGATGTCAACTGGCTGCACGACGGCAAACCCATACTCAGGGACAATCGGGTTGAG ATACTCACCGATCCACCGCGACTGATAATTAAAAAAGTGCAAAAGGAGGATCCTGGCATGTACCAGTGCTTCGTCTCCAACGAATGGGAGCAGATCCAATCCACCGCTGAACTGCAGTTGGGCG ATGCATCGCCGGAACTGCTTTATTGGTTCTCGGAGCAAACGCTGCAGCCAGGACCCACGGTATCATTGAAGTGCGTAGCCACCGGAAATCCACTGCCTCAATTTACATGGTCCCTGGACGGATTTCCG ATACCAGACAGCTCGCGCTTTTTAGTGGGTCAATATGTTACCATCCACGACGATGTCATCAGCCACGTGAATATATCAAATGTCAAGGAGGAGGACGGCGGGGAGTACACATGCACGGCCCAGAATGCAATTGGCAA AGTCTCGCACAGCGCCAAAGTGAACATCTATGGATTGCCTTACATACgcgaaatgccaaaaataacAGGCATTTCTGGCTCTGATTTGATTGTTAAATGTCCCGTGGCTGGTTACCCCATCGATAAAATTCACTGGGAGCGAG atgGCCAAACGCTGCCCATAAATCGCAGGCAGCGTGCCTACAACAATGGCACCTTAATTATCGAGCAACTGCAGCGCCTCGAGGATGCGGGCACCTACACGTGCATGGCGCAGAACAAACAGAAGCAAACGTCCCGCCGGAATGTGGAGATCCAAGTGCTGG TGCCGCCGAAAATTATGCCCATCCAGGCCATGACGAACATGCTCCGCGAGGGAATGCGCGCCGCCATATCCTGCCAAATCCTCGAGGGCGACCTGCCCGTCAGTTTTCGATGGGAGCGCAACGGAAAGCCACTGATCGGAACGGG CAATGAGGTTTTCCGCCGCCTGGATGAGTATTCCGCCAGCTTGGTCATCGAGCACATTTCCTCCGACCATTCCGGAAACTACACCTGCATCGCGAGCAATGTGGCAGGTACGGAAAGGTTCACCGTACCCCTGACCGTGAATGTACCGCCCAAGTGGATCCTGGAGCCAAAGGACTCGAGTGCCCAGGCGGGTGCAGATGTCCTTCTGCACTGCCAATCCTCAGGATACCCCACACCGACAATCACGTGGAAAAAGGCGATTGGACCAACGCCAGGGGAGTACAAGGACTTCCTTTACGAGCCCACAGTGCAGCTATTTCCCAACGGCACCATTTTCTTCAAGAAGATCAGCAAGGAGTCGCAAGGACACTTCCTGTGCGAGGCCAAAAATAACATTGGTTCCGGTGTCAGCAAGGTTATCTTTCTCAAAGTGAATG TGCCCGCCCACTTTCAGACGAAGACCAAACAGATTTCGGTGGCCAAAGGAAAGCAGGTCCATGTGCAGTGCAACGTGCAGGGCGACAATCCCATTGACTTTAAATGGAAAATCCAGGCAACGCAACAGTATCTTGACGAGTCGCTGGATTCCCG ctacACAATAAGAGATCAAGTGCTCGACGACGGCATGGTCTCCGAATTGGGCATTTCGCACACATATCGCCAGGATACGGGCATTTATATCTGTCAGGCGAGCAATGCATTCGGACAG GACGAGATGTCCATCCAGCTCATCGTGCAGGAAGTGCCCGAGCAGCCGAAGAACCTCCGCATCAACTCGCAACAGTCGCGCAGCCTTCAGCTCACCTGGAGCCAACCCTTTGCCGGAAATAGTCCCATCGAGGAGTACCACATCTACTACAAGCAGATATCAG ACATTTGGCAGAATGCGGAGCACCTCACCATCGCCGGAGCCCAGACCGTGATCAACATCCAGCAGCTGCGACCGGCGAAGGCCTATCACATCCGCATGTCGGCGGAGAACAAACTGGGCGCCTCCGAGTTCTCGGAGGTGGTGCAGGTGACCACGCTGGAGGAGGTGCCCTCTGGTCCACCACTTGCCGTGCGGGCTGAGCCCAAGAGCTCCACGGAGATCTTCGTAACCTGGGATGCACCGGAGCGGGATCACTGGAACGGCATACTGCTCGGCTACTACGTGGGCTACCAGATGTCGCTGACGCCAGAGGACAAGGAGGTGAATCCCACGCAGGGATTCAGCTTCAAAACCGTCGAGGTGCGCTCCCATTTCGGTGGCGAGACGGTGCTGGCCAATCTCAACAAGTTCACCCAATACCACGTGATTGTGCAGGCCTACACAAGCCAGGGCAGCGGACCACCGAGCAAGGAGATTGCCGTGCAAACAATGGAGGACG TTCCCTCATCGCCGCCTGAATCGCCGCAGTGCGATGTCCTGGGCTCCACTTCGATCTATATCACCTGGTCACCGCCGGACATTGATGGCCAAAATGGAAAAATCAAGGGCTATAAGGTGTTTTACATATCGGTGGACGAGCTGTACG AAACCGATCCGGAGGTTGTCAAGTCAACAAATCAATACGTCACCATCGAGAATCTGCGCAAATACACCAACTACACGGTCTGGGTTTTGGCTTACACCAAAGTAGGCGATGGCATGAAAACCAAACCGTTTTATTGCCGCACCCACGAGGATG TGCCCTCGGCCCCGCAGGCCATCAAGGCGATACCCGCGTCGAGCTCAAAAATCATAATATCCTGGCTGCCGCCCGACCTGCCAAATGGTGACATT ACCGGCTACACCTTCTACATGTCCATGCTGGAGGGTGGACGCGAGGAGGGCACCCACAAGCGCCTCCTAGGTCCCTTCGTGGAGATGCACGAAACGGTGCGCACCCAGGAGTCGGCCACGTACCAATTCTGGCTGACTGCCTCCACCAAGATGGGTGAGGGCGAGAAGACACAGGTGGTAACTGTGCCGCCGAACAATAAGGTGCCCGCCCGCATTGTGTCCTTCAGCCAGCGGATAGTCACGCCCTGGAAGGAGCATCTGGAGCTGCCGTGCCGGAAGGTGGGAGCACCTGCTCCGGTTACCATTTGGCGGCAGGATGGTCACAATATGGAGACGAGTGCCCGCAAGACGATAGCCAAGAATGGCACGCTCTACATGAAGGAGTGCCAGGCGAGTGATGCGGGCAACTACACCTGCAGTGTGGAGAACACCTGGGGCAAGGACGAGATCGTGTACAACATTGTGGTAAAGGTGCCACCAGAGGCGCCCAATCTCACGGTGATAAATGCCTACACGGACAGTCTGCTCCTCGAATGGATGGACAATAGTCACGGTGGTAGTCCCATCCTGGGTTATGTGATCAATTACAAGCGCGACAACGGGGATTGGGAGGAGCTGCAGGTGGACTCGAAGACCACGTCGCACCTGCTGACCAACCTGTGGTGTGGCACTCGCTACCAGTTGTACATAACCGCTTACAATAAGATTGGAACGGGCTTACCCTGCGACATAGTCAACTCCTACACGAAGGGAAATCCGCCCGTGCAACCAAAGCACTCCCAGATGATCACCAACAACTCAACGAGCGTCACCTGCTGGTTAGATTCCTGGGGAGATGGTGGCTGTGGCATCCTGTACTTCATGATCGAGTCCAGGGTTTATGGACGATCCTCGTGGGCAGTGGTGTCCAATCACATTCCGCCCACTGAGAGGATATACACGGTGAGCGATCTGGTGCCCGGCACAAAGTATCAACTGAAAGTCACGGCACACAATAATGCCGGCTCCACCACTGCCATCTACAACTTTACTACACTGTCTACACAAGGAG TGATTTATAACAACGACCACTCCACACCTGTATCCCACCTGAGCGACCTGCCCTTCTATGCCAACTTCAAGCTACTGCTGCCCATATGCTTTTCCCTTTTAATGTTGCTGGCTTTGATTGGTGCCGCTCTATTCCTCAGAAAGCGAA AGCTAGCCAGCCTGGCCCGTCTGGCCAGTTCCTCGATGTCGGAGTCGCCGTCGCTGGCCAATCTGCAGAACAAACAGAATCGGGACCAGCAGTACCTAGCCGTACGATGCAATCCGGGCACCTCTGCTCCGCGGGGATCCAACTCCAATGATTCCGGCAGCTTTGGCAAGGCGGAGGGAAACGAGTACATCGAGGACATCTGCCCGTATGCAACCTTTCAACTGAACAAACAGACTTATAGCGAGAGCTCCTACAGCGGCAATGTCTACAGTGGGCCCTACCACTCTGTGCGCGGATCCTTTGTCTACCACGATGTCAAGCCGGAAAGCTACCAC